Genomic window (Longimicrobiales bacterium):
CGACTACGTGCCGGGCAAGTTGCCGGACGTGTGTCCGCCCGAAAACATGAGGATCCAGGCCGACTTGGACGTAGAGTCCGCTGACGTCCGGGAGAGTATCGAGCGCATCGTAGCGGCAGGTGCGGCGGTCGTCTCCACGCTTGGGGTCTACGAGACCTTCACACCAGCTCGGGCCACGCTGCCTCCCCAGGCGATGGAGATGTTGAAGCCCCTCACGCGACAGGAAGTGGAGCGGACCCACGCGAATCTGGCGGACGGCGGGCTCATCGTGCCTCCCCGGCTCATCAACAAGATGATGCGATGGGAACGGATGTTCGTGGAGGCGGGCGGCCTCCTGGGTGCCGGGTCGGACCCGTGGGGTACCGGATACCTCCCCGGCTTCGGCAACCTGCGCAACTATGAGATGCTCTTGGAGGCAGGCTTTTCCGCCCCCGAGGTGGTTCAGATCCTCACGCTGAACGGTGCCCGCATCCTCGGGGAAGAGCATCGCTTCGGTTCCGTGGAGCCCGGTAAGCTCGCGGATCTGGTGGTAATTCGCGGGGATCCCACCTCTGACCCTACCACGATCTATGACGTCGTCACGGTCTTCAAGGGTGGGGTCGGGTACGACTCCATGCGCCTGCGCCAAGCCGCGAAAGGGACCATCGGATCCTACTGATGGGGGCCGGCCCGCGGCCCTCACAGCGGGCCTGCCAGCCTCGCCCGCTCCCAGCCGGGTGCCAAGAATCATTGTCGAACATCCTTACCTAGTCCCCAAACAGCGCAACAATCGTATTTAAAACATTTCAATCAGTCTTCTAATACCGACAAACACGAGGATCATCACGGAGTACCATAAAAAGAAATACACGATATACTCCTTGTAGCCCACAACCAACATCACACTTATTATGAGGAGCTGAAAACCAAGACCAAAAGTTGACAAAGCTGTCATCATAATATTTGGAAGTCGCCTTCCTGTAGAAGCGTTCGAATCTAAAGCATAAATTGTTTTATCAAAAACACCATAAAGCGCTTTATAGATCCCGAATAGAATAGCTACATTCTTCTGGGCTTCTCCCTTCAGAGCAGTTGGAGTTTCATTTTCGAAAATCCTACTGGTTGTATCGCCATTCACATTATTTCTCAAAATTACGTAGTAATAATTATAGAGTGTGCCTTGCAATTGAATTCCTACAAATGCCAACAAACAGTACACAAAATGAACTTCCGAGATATACCACAATGCCATAAAAATGAGCATGTTCAATAGTATATCTGCCACAGAGTCGAGATAGCGCCCTGTGTACGAAGGCGTGCCCCTTATTCTCGCCAGCTCGCCATCGGCAGCATCTAGGATCGATTTAAACAACAAGAAAAAACCCGCCGCCCAATAATATTCCAATAAGATACAAGCAACAGCGATCAGCCCGGAAATGATAAACCATATTGTGACATCGATAGGCGTGTATGCAGTTTCTTTTAGGGAATTGGCGATAAGCCGCGCAAGGGGCCTTCCGTAATCTGAAAGATCAATAAACTTATGCTCTTTGGGCAATTTCGACATACTACTTTACAATTCCCATATTTTGTATGGTTCCAACCTCAACCCCACTAGGATAAATTATTTTAGCTATTTGGTAAATGTACAATAGCCTCTTATAAAAACCTACGAATCACTCTAATCGTTTAGCAGCTGTCAGTGTTAATCAAATAAAATGCGCCGAACGGTTTTCGTTAAAATCGAAGATTTATTCGGCCCGCCTCCATCGCCACCACTACCATGGGGTGCTCGCTCCGAATGCCGGACTCCGGGCCACCGTAATTCACTTCGGCAGACCCCGAAAGGAGACTTCCTCCTCGGGCCAGACCCCGGCCTTCGAGCCTGCCCAGGCCGAGCGGATCCCAGTGTTCGTATTCGACTCGTCACTGCCCGGCGACTTCGACGACTGAGCCCCTCTCCACTCTGTCCGAACATGTTCCGCCACCGGGCGCTCCCTTCCGTGCATTTCGACATCCCCTCGTCGCCCTCCCACTTCTGAGCACTGTGCGTGACTCCGCTCGGGCTGCGCTCGGGCCAGAGCCGTAGCCCCATGATCCGCAGCCCATGCCTCACGCTGTCCGCGCTCGCCTCTCATCTCACTTGGCCGTTGAATTTCCTATCCGTTACCCTACCTGGTATTTCGTTCCACAAAGATGAGGACAGACAGCAAGATAAAGACAGGTTCCAACGAGTAGCAACTTAAGATAGTTATTTTTCATTTAAGAACTGTAAAACTTTTTGGCGAAACTTATTCGCAACTCGAGGCGTTTCATTATCTATTTCATGAAGAGCTTCTGAAAACATATGGGTTTTAAAATGAGAAGCATTACTTTGAATGACCTTCAAGGTTTTTCCTGCATCCACATAACTATCATTGGGCC
Coding sequences:
- a CDS encoding CDP-alcohol phosphatidyltransferase family protein; the encoded protein is MSKLPKEHKFIDLSDYGRPLARLIANSLKETAYTPIDVTIWFIISGLIAVACILLEYYWAAGFFLLFKSILDAADGELARIRGTPSYTGRYLDSVADILLNMLIFMALWYISEVHFVYCLLAFVGIQLQGTLYNYYYVILRNNVNGDTTSRIFENETPTALKGEAQKNVAILFGIYKALYGVFDKTIYALDSNASTGRRLPNIMMTALSTFGLGFQLLIISVMLVVGYKEYIVYFFLWYSVMILVFVGIRRLIEMF